In one Arthrobacter jinronghuae genomic region, the following are encoded:
- a CDS encoding helix-hairpin-helix domain-containing protein, producing MATPLDALPKIGAPATSALTEAGYDSLRKLAGVPQAELASLHGMGPKALRLIAQALEEHGLALG from the coding sequence ATGGCTACGCCGCTCGATGCCTTACCGAAGATCGGGGCGCCGGCTACCAGTGCCCTGACCGAGGCAGGCTATGACTCACTTCGGAAGCTGGCCGGTGTCCCGCAGGCGGAACTCGCTTCGTTGCACGGCATGGGTCCGAAAGCGCTGCGGCTCATAGCGCAGGCGCTGGAAGAACATGGACTCGCGCTGGGCTGA
- a CDS encoding dihydrolipoamide acetyltransferase family protein produces MSVRTFLLPDLGEGLTEAELVSWLVAVGDTVVVDQPVAEVETAKSLVEVPSPFAGRVAQLHGRAGESVDVGHPLISVETAAVATVGAGPAAGMTAAGTGETMAPAAAVGPAEAAEAVAAAESAGETAAGEATAGEAYREEEKAGSGNVLIGYGTPAGGQSPRRTRGPRRRMGAAAGAGTAQAAAQAAAQAAAQAAAQAAGQAAAQAAGQVAGQVAGQVAGQAAGHAQAAAQVADPSARTEAPRCVSPLVRRLARDAGLKLADVAGSGPDGLILRRDVEAAMAPAAAEHAAAAPAAAEHAAAAPAGVEEVTAEETAARWNARGTGASDAASDARTGLTVTSRTPVRGLRRTIAANLSRSRSLIPEATVWVDVDATALMDLRADLSRQREDTPSLLAFLARFTLAGLTRFPELNTRFVPAGEGIGTGSRDKARDDTGKGKEEQQAVIDAYDGVNLGIAVQAERGLMVPSVRRADTLSTRELDAEIRRLTSAAQAGRATPAELSSGTFTLNNYGVYGVDGSAAIINYPESAILGVGRIIEKPWVVSGRLAVRMVTQLTLVFDHRVCDGATAGGFLLYVADAVENPGRVLADL; encoded by the coding sequence ATGAGTGTGCGCACCTTTCTGCTCCCGGATCTGGGTGAGGGCCTGACCGAGGCTGAACTCGTCAGCTGGCTCGTGGCCGTGGGGGACACGGTTGTGGTGGACCAGCCTGTTGCCGAAGTGGAAACGGCAAAGTCCCTGGTGGAAGTTCCGTCCCCCTTTGCGGGCCGCGTGGCACAGCTGCATGGCCGGGCCGGCGAGAGCGTCGATGTCGGGCATCCGTTGATCTCGGTGGAGACCGCTGCTGTGGCCACGGTTGGGGCCGGCCCGGCCGCCGGAATGACAGCTGCGGGAACCGGGGAAACGATGGCACCCGCGGCGGCCGTGGGACCGGCGGAAGCGGCCGAAGCAGTAGCGGCTGCGGAAAGCGCCGGTGAGACCGCAGCGGGGGAGGCCACGGCGGGGGAGGCCTACCGGGAGGAAGAGAAGGCAGGGTCCGGAAACGTACTCATCGGCTACGGAACCCCGGCCGGCGGGCAGTCCCCGCGGCGCACCCGTGGGCCTCGGCGGCGGATGGGCGCGGCTGCTGGGGCGGGTACCGCCCAAGCTGCCGCCCAGGCTGCCGCCCAGGCTGCCGCCCAGGCTGCCGCCCAGGCTGCCGGCCAAGCTGCTGCCCAAGCTGCCGGCCAGGTTGCCGGCCAGGTTGCCGGCCAGGTTGCCGGCCAAGCTGCCGGCCATGCCCAGGCTGCTGCCCAGGTTGCCGACCCCTCCGCTCGGACGGAAGCTCCGCGCTGTGTATCCCCTCTGGTCCGGCGCCTGGCCCGTGATGCCGGTTTGAAGCTGGCGGACGTGGCCGGCAGCGGCCCCGACGGGTTGATCCTGCGCCGCGATGTCGAAGCCGCCATGGCTCCCGCTGCGGCGGAGCACGCGGCCGCGGCTCCCGCTGCGGCGGAGCACGCGGCCGCGGCTCCCGCCGGGGTGGAGGAAGTCACCGCCGAAGAAACGGCGGCCCGATGGAATGCCCGCGGAACCGGGGCATCCGACGCCGCATCAGATGCGAGGACAGGGCTCACCGTCACCTCGCGCACACCGGTTCGCGGCCTTCGGCGCACCATCGCCGCAAACCTGAGCCGCAGCCGCAGCCTGATCCCCGAGGCAACCGTGTGGGTGGACGTGGATGCCACGGCCCTGATGGATCTGCGCGCGGACCTTTCCCGGCAGCGGGAGGACACACCGTCGCTGCTGGCTTTCCTGGCCCGTTTCACGTTGGCCGGACTTACCCGGTTCCCGGAACTAAACACCCGGTTTGTGCCTGCAGGGGAGGGGATCGGCACGGGATCGAGGGACAAGGCACGGGATGACACGGGCAAGGGGAAGGAAGAACAACAGGCCGTGATTGATGCCTACGACGGCGTGAACCTGGGCATCGCAGTGCAGGCTGAGCGCGGGTTGATGGTTCCCTCGGTTCGGCGGGCGGACACCCTGTCCACTCGGGAACTGGACGCGGAGATCCGGCGTCTCACCTCTGCCGCCCAGGCCGGCCGCGCAACCCCCGCCGAACTTTCCTCGGGCACGTTCACGCTCAACAACTACGGTGTCTACGGGGTGGACGGCAGCGCTGCCATCATCAACTACCCCGAGTCGGCCATCCTCGGCGTGGGACGCATCATTGAAAAACCGTGGGTGGTTTCCGGACGGCTCGCGGTCCGGATGGTCACCCAGTTGACCCTGGTGTTCGACCACCGCGTCTGCGACGGCGCGACCGCCGGCGGCTTCCTGCTCTACGTTGCCGACGCCGTCGAAAATCCGGGCCGCGTGCTGGCGGACCTGTAA
- the menD gene encoding 2-succinyl-5-enolpyruvyl-6-hydroxy-3-cyclohexene-1-carboxylic-acid synthase, with product MTGSSNAPAQSSADLTSLQAARSAVAALASAGVRDVVLAPGSRSAPLAYALAEAELQGRMRVHVRIDERVAGFTALGLARGGRRPAAVVTTSGTAVGELMPAVMEAHHAGVPLVVLSADRPAELHGTGANQTTVQPGIFAHYPVTAADVAAGTDPAEAISAALARLGHGIPVGPVHVNLQFRDPLTPGETDPLFLESGSVPEALPASSAVPAEDRVPASHPPIPGVHRTVVVAGDGAGELAALFALRAGLPLLAEPSSNARFGPNAVGAYRLLLPELGPLIERVVVFGRPTLSRPVAALLARTDVEKALYLPRPVNWFTQGRRPETIISDIPGLFEFAGTGAPGWLEQWRTASEAALNTLNNLLEQQPRLTGLHVADLVWDAADANLVLGSSNVIRDMDLVASPGWHPLDVYANRGLAGIDGTISTATGIALANGIPTRLLLGDLTFLHDAGALLLGDGEDEPDLQMIVLNDGGGGIFSVLEHGALGEDPRYTALVERFFGTPHRADLAGLCRGYGVRHQVASSADELEAALAEPVHGRSVLEVHTARETLRDLHQQVQSAVAAAVRG from the coding sequence GTGACCGGATCCTCGAACGCCCCCGCCCAGTCTTCCGCGGACCTGACGTCCCTGCAGGCAGCCCGCTCCGCCGTCGCAGCCCTGGCCTCCGCCGGAGTGCGCGACGTCGTTCTGGCCCCGGGATCGCGCAGCGCACCGCTCGCCTACGCGTTGGCGGAAGCGGAACTGCAGGGCCGGATGCGGGTGCACGTCCGGATCGACGAACGGGTTGCCGGCTTCACCGCGCTGGGCCTGGCGCGCGGCGGCCGCCGTCCCGCAGCCGTCGTGACGACGTCGGGCACCGCCGTCGGCGAATTAATGCCGGCCGTGATGGAAGCCCACCATGCCGGTGTCCCGCTGGTGGTCCTCTCCGCGGACAGGCCGGCCGAGCTGCACGGCACGGGCGCCAACCAGACCACCGTGCAGCCGGGAATCTTTGCCCACTACCCGGTGACGGCTGCAGACGTGGCGGCCGGCACCGATCCCGCTGAAGCCATTTCCGCAGCTCTGGCCCGACTCGGCCACGGAATTCCAGTTGGACCGGTGCACGTGAACCTCCAGTTCCGGGATCCGCTGACCCCCGGCGAAACCGACCCCTTGTTCCTCGAATCCGGCTCCGTCCCGGAGGCTTTGCCCGCCTCCTCCGCAGTTCCGGCAGAGGACCGCGTCCCGGCCTCCCATCCACCGATTCCCGGCGTTCACCGCACAGTGGTGGTAGCGGGCGACGGCGCCGGGGAGCTCGCTGCGCTCTTCGCCCTGCGTGCGGGGCTGCCGCTGCTGGCCGAACCGTCCTCCAACGCCCGCTTCGGTCCCAACGCAGTGGGTGCGTACCGGCTGCTGCTGCCGGAACTGGGTCCACTGATCGAACGCGTGGTGGTGTTCGGCCGGCCCACGCTGTCCCGTCCGGTGGCCGCGCTGCTGGCCCGTACCGACGTCGAAAAGGCGCTTTACCTGCCCCGGCCGGTGAACTGGTTTACCCAGGGGCGGCGTCCGGAAACCATCATCAGCGACATTCCCGGACTCTTCGAGTTCGCCGGAACCGGTGCGCCCGGCTGGCTTGAGCAGTGGCGGACTGCCTCGGAAGCGGCACTGAACACGCTGAACAACCTGCTGGAACAGCAGCCTCGCCTCACTGGCCTGCACGTCGCCGATCTGGTGTGGGACGCCGCAGACGCCAACCTGGTGCTCGGTTCCTCCAACGTCATCCGGGACATGGACCTGGTGGCCTCTCCGGGCTGGCATCCGCTGGATGTCTACGCCAACCGGGGTCTGGCGGGGATCGACGGGACCATTTCCACCGCTACGGGCATTGCGCTGGCGAACGGCATTCCCACCCGGCTGCTGCTGGGTGACCTCACGTTCCTGCACGACGCCGGTGCTCTTCTCCTGGGAGACGGGGAGGACGAGCCCGACCTGCAGATGATCGTGCTGAACGACGGCGGCGGAGGCATTTTCTCTGTCCTCGAACACGGTGCACTAGGGGAGGACCCGCGATACACGGCCTTGGTGGAACGCTTCTTCGGGACACCGCACCGTGCCGACCTGGCCGGGCTGTGCCGAGGCTACGGTGTCCGGCACCAAGTGGCCAGCTCTGCCGATGAACTTGAAGCGGCGCTGGCCGAACCGGTTCACGGACGGTCGGTGCTGGAAGTACACACGGCCAGGGAAACGCTGCGGGACCTGCACCAGCAGGTGCAGTCGGCAGTGGCGGCAGCGGTGCGGGGCTAG
- a CDS encoding o-succinylbenzoate synthase codes for MPNTPDLSALLAGARVVSIPMRVKFRGILHREALLIEGPAGWGEFAPFPEYSDAEASPWLASAVEAAWQGYPEAVRKSIPVNGTVPAVAVDQVEGVLARFGNVPAVKVKVAEAGQSPLQDLARVAEVRRLLPDAGIRVDANAGWDVRTAVDTLTLLAEAGLEYAEQPVAGIDGLRAVRTELRRRGVPVLIAADESVRKESDPLKVAREDAADLIVIKAAPLGGVRRAVEIVAQAGLPAVVSSAIDTSVGIRTGVALAAALPELPYACGLGTLSLMAGDVTEESLVPDGGALAVRDVPVSEELLERFAAPPERRQWWLDRLERVHGLLAVPRH; via the coding sequence GTGCCGAACACCCCTGACCTGTCTGCCCTCCTCGCCGGAGCCCGCGTGGTTTCCATCCCCATGCGGGTGAAGTTCCGCGGCATCCTGCACCGCGAAGCCCTGCTGATCGAGGGGCCGGCCGGTTGGGGCGAGTTTGCCCCGTTCCCGGAATATTCCGACGCAGAGGCCTCACCTTGGCTCGCCTCCGCCGTGGAAGCGGCCTGGCAGGGCTATCCCGAAGCGGTGCGGAAGTCCATCCCGGTGAACGGCACGGTCCCCGCCGTGGCGGTGGATCAGGTGGAGGGCGTGCTCGCCCGGTTCGGAAACGTCCCTGCCGTGAAGGTCAAAGTGGCCGAAGCCGGCCAGTCTCCGCTTCAGGACCTGGCCCGGGTGGCCGAGGTACGCCGTCTGCTGCCCGACGCCGGTATCCGGGTGGATGCCAACGCGGGCTGGGACGTGCGCACCGCCGTCGACACGCTGACCCTGCTGGCCGAGGCCGGGCTCGAATATGCCGAACAGCCCGTGGCGGGTATCGACGGCCTGCGCGCCGTCCGGACCGAGCTGCGCCGGCGCGGGGTTCCCGTACTGATCGCCGCTGATGAAAGTGTGCGAAAGGAAAGCGATCCGCTGAAGGTCGCCCGGGAAGACGCTGCGGACCTGATCGTCATCAAGGCGGCCCCGTTGGGCGGGGTGCGCCGCGCCGTGGAGATCGTGGCGCAGGCCGGACTGCCGGCCGTGGTGAGCTCCGCCATCGACACCTCCGTGGGGATCCGTACCGGAGTGGCACTGGCCGCGGCGCTGCCCGAACTGCCCTACGCCTGCGGGCTGGGTACGTTGTCGCTGATGGCCGGGGACGTGACGGAAGAATCGCTGGTGCCCGACGGCGGTGCCCTGGCCGTGCGGGACGTGCCGGTGTCCGAGGAACTGCTCGAACGGTTTGCCGCACCGCCGGAGCGCCGTCAGTGGTGGCTGGACCGGCTGGAGCGGGTGCATGGGCTGCTGGCTGTGCCGCGCCATTAG
- a CDS encoding amino acid ABC transporter permease, translating to MKPSTRRRLFRGVLYAVFVIALVAVVLAADWEAIGENFFDAEVAREAFPTIITVAVKNTIIYTVIAFAGGLLLGLLLALMKLSPVAPYRWAATAYIELFRGLPALLVIFGFAFAVPIAFDWRPPGGSAGAGLLALIIVSGAYIAETIRAGIQAVPSGQAEAARSLGMGPAWTMISVTLPQAFRIITPPLTNELVILIKDTSLLFIAGMALQDRELTTFARDSVSQTANATPLVLAALMYLIITLPLTQLVAKLERHNQRGR from the coding sequence TTGAAACCCTCCACCCGCAGACGCCTGTTCCGGGGCGTCCTGTACGCCGTTTTCGTCATCGCGCTGGTAGCCGTAGTGCTGGCTGCCGATTGGGAAGCCATCGGCGAGAACTTCTTCGACGCCGAGGTGGCCCGTGAGGCCTTCCCCACCATCATCACGGTGGCGGTCAAGAACACGATTATCTATACCGTCATCGCTTTCGCCGGCGGGCTCCTCCTGGGCCTGCTGCTGGCGCTGATGAAGCTTTCCCCGGTAGCGCCGTACCGCTGGGCCGCCACGGCCTACATCGAACTTTTCCGCGGACTCCCTGCACTGCTGGTGATCTTCGGTTTCGCTTTCGCCGTGCCGATCGCTTTTGACTGGCGCCCGCCGGGAGGCAGCGCAGGCGCAGGACTCCTGGCCCTGATCATTGTCTCCGGTGCCTACATTGCTGAGACCATCCGTGCCGGAATCCAGGCCGTTCCCTCCGGCCAGGCCGAGGCTGCCCGGTCGCTGGGCATGGGTCCGGCCTGGACCATGATTTCCGTGACCCTGCCCCAGGCTTTCCGGATCATCACGCCGCCGCTGACCAACGAACTGGTCATCCTGATCAAAGACACCTCGCTGCTCTTCATTGCCGGCATGGCCCTGCAGGACCGCGAGCTGACCACCTTCGCACGCGACTCCGTCTCGCAGACAGCGAACGCCACACCGCTGGTGCTCGCCGCCCTGATGTACCTGATCATTACGCTGCCGCTGACCCAGTTGGTGGCAAAGCTTGAACGACACAACCAGAGAGGCAGGTAG
- a CDS encoding MFS transporter produces MPADDFSLRKIAIPAYGPTLLYGLATGAILPVIALSARGLGATVALAALVITLTGVGSLLTNVPATIVTTRFGEKWALVAASAWCALAMVLAALVPVLAVFALAVFMVGMAGSVFGLARQSYLTEAVPVHFRARALSTLGGVNRIGVFIGPFAAAGAIHFFGTTGAYWVGAAAAVGAGIISLQVPDLTVRSGKRGAGRESKVDAGPAPTVRSILRSHARIFRTIGIGVLLIAAVRATRQAVIPLWGQHIGLDPTATALIYGLSGAIDMLIFYPAGKAMDTWGRRSVAVPCMLIMGLGLGLLPLASEATGLLLAALLIGFGNGIGSGIVMTLGADFSPSPGRPQFLGIWRLLADIGTMGGPGILSGVTALVSLSAGIGATAVLGLLGAVVLWIWVPGRKAAGNPVTAGAAR; encoded by the coding sequence GTGCCAGCGGACGATTTCAGCCTTCGTAAAATAGCTATCCCGGCCTACGGGCCCACCCTGCTTTACGGGCTGGCGACCGGAGCCATCCTGCCGGTCATCGCGCTCAGCGCCCGCGGCCTGGGTGCCACCGTTGCCCTCGCCGCGCTGGTCATCACCCTTACCGGCGTCGGTTCACTCCTGACGAATGTGCCTGCCACCATTGTGACCACGCGTTTCGGGGAGAAATGGGCGCTTGTGGCTGCCTCGGCCTGGTGCGCGCTGGCGATGGTCCTTGCCGCTCTTGTCCCTGTGCTGGCGGTTTTCGCCCTGGCCGTCTTTATGGTCGGGATGGCGGGCTCGGTCTTCGGGCTGGCCCGGCAGAGCTATCTGACGGAAGCCGTACCGGTGCACTTCCGGGCACGGGCCCTGTCCACGCTCGGCGGGGTGAACCGGATCGGCGTCTTCATCGGCCCCTTCGCAGCTGCCGGCGCAATCCACTTCTTCGGCACCACCGGGGCGTACTGGGTGGGTGCCGCAGCCGCCGTCGGTGCCGGGATCATCAGCCTCCAGGTGCCGGATCTTACTGTCCGTTCCGGGAAGCGCGGAGCGGGGCGGGAGTCCAAGGTCGACGCCGGCCCTGCGCCCACCGTGCGGTCCATCCTGCGAAGCCATGCACGGATCTTCCGGACCATCGGCATCGGGGTGCTGCTGATCGCCGCTGTCCGTGCGACGCGGCAGGCAGTTATTCCGCTCTGGGGCCAGCACATCGGCCTGGACCCCACCGCCACGGCGCTGATCTATGGGCTCTCCGGTGCCATCGACATGCTGATCTTCTATCCCGCGGGTAAGGCCATGGACACCTGGGGACGGCGTTCGGTGGCGGTGCCCTGCATGCTGATCATGGGGCTGGGCCTCGGGCTGCTGCCGCTGGCTTCCGAGGCAACCGGACTGCTGCTGGCTGCACTGCTGATCGGGTTCGGCAACGGCATTGGCTCCGGAATCGTCATGACTCTCGGTGCGGACTTCTCGCCCTCGCCCGGACGCCCGCAGTTCCTGGGCATCTGGCGGCTGCTGGCGGACATCGGGACCATGGGCGGCCCCGGCATCCTTTCCGGAGTGACTGCCCTCGTGTCGCTCTCGGCAGGAATCGGGGCCACTGCCGTCCTGGGACTGCTGGGCGCCGTCGTGCTCTGGATCTGGGTTCCGGGGCGGAAGGCCGCAGGCAATCCGGTTACAGCCGGAGCGGCCCGCTAG
- a CDS encoding phosphatase PAP2 family protein has protein sequence MDTRNLLAQRARAERPAAHNPALFLFAALLCAAGVAATYWFFVRTTTGQLADESAFQEAELIAPATERPVIAFLDELPLISVFIAVIVVVFVSILRHRISPAVIALGTFGAANVSSQLLKRTVLDRPDRGVVTLDFNSLPSGHTTLAASAAAAVFLLASPRWRPLAALFGGSYAVLAGAATFLNLWHRPADVVASLLVVAAWTLVGGLVMMRTNPDWNRWPAKGTAKGAAKAIAVICAVPGVLATAASLGLYFYARWDPTAVSTSAPLYFWAGLTLIVGVGYLVSALACWLFNQQAGDPARR, from the coding sequence ATGGATACTCGCAACTTGCTGGCACAGCGCGCCCGTGCCGAACGACCGGCTGCGCATAATCCGGCGCTCTTTCTTTTCGCAGCCCTCCTCTGCGCTGCCGGCGTTGCCGCAACGTATTGGTTCTTCGTCCGCACCACCACCGGCCAGCTCGCCGATGAGTCCGCTTTCCAGGAAGCGGAGCTGATTGCACCGGCCACTGAACGGCCGGTGATCGCGTTCCTGGACGAGCTGCCGCTGATCTCCGTCTTCATCGCCGTGATCGTGGTGGTGTTTGTATCCATCCTGCGGCACCGGATTTCACCGGCGGTGATTGCCCTCGGCACTTTCGGAGCAGCAAATGTCAGCAGCCAGCTGTTGAAACGGACCGTGCTGGACCGGCCGGACCGCGGGGTGGTGACCCTGGATTTCAACTCGCTGCCGTCCGGCCACACCACGCTGGCCGCCTCTGCAGCCGCGGCGGTCTTCCTGCTCGCCTCGCCGCGCTGGCGGCCCTTGGCTGCACTCTTCGGCGGCAGTTACGCCGTGCTCGCGGGCGCCGCCACCTTCCTCAACCTCTGGCACCGGCCGGCCGACGTCGTGGCCTCGCTCCTGGTGGTGGCCGCCTGGACACTGGTCGGCGGCCTGGTGATGATGCGGACCAACCCGGACTGGAACCGCTGGCCGGCCAAGGGAACGGCGAAAGGAGCGGCGAAAGCGATTGCCGTCATCTGCGCTGTGCCGGGCGTGCTCGCCACGGCTGCCAGCCTGGGACTGTACTTCTATGCCCGCTGGGACCCCACCGCGGTGAGCACGTCCGCGCCGCTGTACTTCTGGGCGGGACTGACCCTGATAGTGGGCGTCGGCTACCTTGTCAGCGCCCTCGCCTGCTGGCTGTTCAACCAGCAGGCCGGAGACCCCGCACGCCGGTAA
- a CDS encoding alpha-ketoacid dehydrogenase subunit beta encodes MAATPTDTPPQAREIADAGSESGPETLTFAKALNAALADEMAADPTVVVFGEDVGPLGGVFRITDGLTARFGTDRCFDTPLAESGIMGMAVGMAMNGLRPVVEMQFDAFAYPAFEQVVSHVAKMSNRTKGKVKLPLVIRIPYAGGIGGVEHHSDSSEAYYAHTPGLTVVAPATVADAYTLLRDAIRLKDPVVFLEPKKLYWSKETVDLAVLRRAADEALRTGRQVPGGIGTAAVARTGTDATLVAYGPSVSTALAAAAAAEAEGRSLEVIDLRSIVPYDDAAVDASVRRTGRAVVISEAPGFASVASEIVARIQERCFHSLAAPVLRVTGFDVPYPAPKLEHWFLPGVDRILDAVDELQWEEPPGSGAGAGTSASEDPR; translated from the coding sequence ATGGCAGCAACTCCAACGGACACTCCGCCCCAGGCACGGGAGATCGCCGATGCAGGGAGCGAATCCGGACCGGAAACCCTGACCTTCGCCAAGGCGCTCAACGCCGCGCTCGCCGACGAAATGGCCGCCGACCCGACGGTCGTGGTCTTCGGCGAGGATGTGGGCCCGCTCGGCGGGGTCTTCCGGATCACCGACGGGCTGACTGCGCGGTTCGGAACCGACCGCTGCTTCGACACTCCGCTGGCCGAATCCGGGATCATGGGAATGGCCGTGGGCATGGCGATGAACGGTCTGCGTCCGGTAGTGGAGATGCAGTTCGACGCCTTCGCCTACCCAGCGTTCGAGCAGGTGGTCAGCCACGTGGCGAAGATGTCCAACCGGACCAAGGGAAAGGTGAAACTTCCGCTGGTGATCCGCATTCCGTATGCGGGCGGGATCGGCGGGGTGGAACACCACAGCGATTCCTCCGAGGCCTATTACGCGCACACGCCCGGCCTGACCGTCGTCGCGCCGGCAACCGTAGCCGATGCCTACACGCTGCTGCGCGACGCGATCCGGCTAAAAGATCCGGTGGTTTTCCTGGAACCGAAGAAGCTCTACTGGAGCAAGGAAACAGTGGACCTGGCTGTCCTGCGCCGAGCCGCCGATGAAGCACTGCGCACAGGCCGGCAGGTTCCGGGCGGTATCGGGACAGCAGCTGTGGCGCGCACCGGAACGGACGCAACGCTGGTGGCTTACGGGCCGTCAGTGTCGACGGCGCTGGCTGCAGCGGCAGCCGCCGAAGCCGAGGGTCGGTCCCTGGAGGTCATCGACCTGCGCTCGATTGTTCCGTACGACGACGCCGCGGTCGACGCGTCCGTCCGGCGCACCGGACGGGCAGTGGTCATTTCCGAAGCACCGGGATTTGCCTCGGTGGCGTCGGAAATCGTGGCCCGCATCCAGGAACGCTGCTTCCATTCCCTCGCCGCACCGGTGCTGCGGGTGACCGGCTTCGATGTGCCGTATCCGGCCCCGAAGCTGGAACACTGGTTCCTGCCCGGCGTGGACCGCATCCTGGACGCCGTGGATGAGCTGCAGTGGGAGGAGCCTCCCGGTTCCGGCGCGGGTGCCGGAACTTCTGCTTCGGAGGATCCCCGATGA
- a CDS encoding MBL fold metallo-hydrolase gives MTETPQQHVPTQRGWQEVAPRVWVRANAAFAVNTGLVIGDDRALLIDTGAGPGMAQEIYDAARTLTDLPLTAVNTHAHFDHYFGNALMLANGVEDIWGTAGCAASIRENGNSHRPQAADAEPEMAAAMGENTEIAEPTKLVEDAPVDLDLGGISVTLFHLGRGHTDHDLLVGAGDVLFTGDLVEQGADPAFEDSFPKDWIRTLGKISALEDLYTVFVPGHGKPVTVDFVTTQMNKMRTAVAVTRSAMDQASVDMTKAIPILPYGPDQSRALLTRLRTLARWKWLKH, from the coding sequence ATGACAGAAACACCGCAGCAGCACGTCCCCACCCAGCGTGGCTGGCAGGAGGTCGCGCCCCGGGTCTGGGTGCGCGCCAATGCTGCCTTTGCCGTCAACACCGGGCTGGTGATCGGGGACGATCGGGCACTGCTGATCGATACCGGAGCAGGCCCCGGGATGGCGCAGGAGATCTACGACGCCGCCCGGACGCTGACTGACCTGCCGCTCACGGCAGTGAACACGCATGCCCACTTCGACCACTACTTCGGCAACGCCCTGATGCTCGCCAACGGCGTGGAGGATATCTGGGGTACCGCCGGATGCGCCGCCAGCATCCGTGAAAACGGCAACAGCCACCGCCCGCAGGCCGCCGACGCCGAACCCGAAATGGCTGCAGCCATGGGCGAAAACACGGAAATTGCCGAACCCACGAAGCTGGTGGAGGACGCACCGGTGGACCTGGACCTGGGCGGCATCTCCGTGACCCTGTTCCATCTCGGACGAGGCCATACGGACCATGACCTGCTGGTGGGAGCCGGGGACGTGCTCTTCACCGGCGATCTCGTCGAACAGGGCGCTGATCCGGCCTTCGAGGACTCCTTCCCCAAGGACTGGATCCGCACGCTGGGGAAAATCTCGGCACTCGAGGACCTGTACACGGTCTTCGTTCCCGGGCACGGAAAGCCCGTCACCGTGGATTTCGTGACCACTCAAATGAACAAGATGCGCACCGCCGTCGCCGTCACCCGCAGCGCCATGGACCAGGCATCGGTGGACATGACGAAGGCAATTCCCATCCTGCCGTACGGGCCGGACCAGTCCCGGGCGCTGCTCACCCGCCTGCGGACCCTTGCCCGGTGGAAGTGGCTCAAGCACTAA
- a CDS encoding amino acid ABC transporter ATP-binding protein: protein MSVPNTNAPAIEVRNLHKSFGSNEVLKGIDFHVDQGEVVCVIGPSGSGKSTLLRCVNRLEEPTSGTVLVEGVDITHPDTDLDKVRTRIGMVFQQFNLFPHLNVLRNLTLAQRRAKKRGQEEASKVALKNLAKVGLEDRATAFPAQLSGGQQQRVAIARALSMDPDMMLFDEPTSALDPELVGDVLAVMRQLAEEGMTMMVVTHEMGFAREVGDRVVFMDGGVVVEQGRPEDVLGNPQHERTRAFLSKVL, encoded by the coding sequence ATGAGCGTTCCCAACACCAACGCCCCTGCCATCGAGGTCCGCAACCTCCACAAGTCCTTCGGAAGCAACGAGGTGCTGAAGGGCATCGACTTCCATGTAGACCAGGGCGAAGTGGTCTGCGTGATCGGTCCGTCCGGTTCCGGCAAGTCCACCCTGCTGCGCTGCGTCAACCGCCTGGAGGAGCCCACCAGCGGCACCGTCCTGGTGGAGGGCGTTGACATTACCCATCCCGACACGGACCTGGACAAGGTACGCACCCGGATCGGCATGGTCTTCCAGCAGTTCAACCTCTTCCCGCACCTGAACGTGCTGCGCAACCTGACCCTGGCGCAGCGCCGGGCGAAGAAGCGCGGCCAGGAGGAAGCCTCCAAGGTAGCCCTGAAGAACCTCGCCAAGGTGGGCCTGGAGGACCGTGCCACGGCATTCCCCGCCCAGCTCTCCGGCGGCCAGCAGCAGCGTGTGGCCATTGCCCGTGCACTGTCCATGGATCCGGACATGATGCTGTTCGACGAGCCCACCAGCGCGCTGGACCCGGAACTCGTGGGCGACGTGCTCGCCGTCATGCGCCAGCTTGCCGAGGAAGGCATGACCATGATGGTGGTGACCCACGAGATGGGCTTTGCCCGTGAAGTAGGCGACCGCGTTGTCTTCATGGACGGCGGTGTCGTAGTGGAGCAGGGACGTCCCGAGGACGTCCTGGGCAACCCGCAGCACGAACGCACCCGGGCGTTCCTCTCGAAGGTTCTCTAA